The sequence aaaatgttgaagtattttatattgataagattattgggtttttttgccGACACCCTCCTCcaaataatttataatatattctgttatttacagtttatttgcTGCAATAAACTTTGTAAATCTGGGatgaaatggtaaaaaaatacaactgcAGAAGAGACTTGTGGTGGATGCATCAAAGAATGTCGGAAACATGTGATTCTGTTTAAACTATTCAAGCAGTTTCATCTTTCTCTAACatcatatattgttattttaaacaaCACATCCGCACACGTTCTTcctgaacacaaaaaaaaaacacactctgaaACTAGGTCTGTGCATAATTACAAACACTAgctcaaggaaaaaaaagaagagaggagagctACAATCGATGttgcagaaaatataaaacctgCAACAGAGCACACGAGAAACTTTGAGAGCTGCAGCTGACTGAACTCATCCTTTAGATTATGAACCTCGACCAAAACTGGGACGCACGATATGAGCCTCCTTCTCACATTCAAATCATTCATTCAattctcacacatacactataCTCAACCTCTTTTCAGTCATCATCTCAGCTCTATACTATATCTGGGTTACAGTTTGTCTAGTTGTGCTTGGCACGAATCccttttaagtaatttttccaGCGCTTCACCACATCCTTGAAGATGGGGGCGTTGTCTATGGATGCCAGCAGCTGTAGCTGGTTAATATGTGTGGTGTGATAGTCCCAGCGTGCCAGGTTGGGCGCAGTGCCCAGCATGAAGTGGCGTAGGTCATAGATGCTCCCAGACCCAGTGTCAAAGAGCGGCAGCATAGCCTTCAGTGACTCCATGCCACGGCTGAACAGCTGCCCGGCCTCCCTGCCAAGCTTCTCGCCAGCTGTCTCAGTCAAATCGTAGAGTCCCAGCAGGGAGTAGATGAAGCCGTTGAGGACAAAGGAGCTGGGCGTGGTGGGGTATTCTTCATACCAGTCGTATTTGTTCATGAACACAGCTTTGACCCCGTGCTGCGCTGAAGGCACCTTGTAGGGTCCAACTGCCTTGAGGGCAGCGTTGAGGTAAGCCTGGTCCTTAGTGAGGAGGTAGGCTCTCACCAGGGTGGACATGGCCTGGCCCTGGGCCATGGCTGAGTACCAGCCGGGCTCCAGAGGCCGGAAGCCTTCACCCAGTTTACGCGTAACCATGATGGGCCAGCCGCCACGTTCATCCTGGTTGCGCAGCAGCCAGTCGCTGGCGGCGAAGAAGGCGGCCATGTGGGCAGTGGTGGAGATGGTGATGTTGTCAACAAAGCCACGTCCGTGTAGGACTAATCGCACCACCCGTCTGGGCATGATCTGAGAGAGAAATCAAACGCGAATGCAGACAAGacaattaaaaactgaaatcagGGCTGTGATGTTGTTAATAATCTCCCCAAGTAATTATTTAGTGTCCAAGTTCTCATAATTTGATAATCTGCTTTTAAACTCTAATGTCTTAATAGATcataagttacatttttatagaACTCCTGAGAATTGAGATATACATAgagcatttaaatttttttttagtaaaacctaaaaaaaaaagatttgccTCAATCGGACAAACAAGCAGAAGTTTAACATTTTACCTACATGTGGTTTTGAATATTTTAGTACAGATCATAGCATATTCAAATCAACCAATTAATCAACCTTTGTGGCCTTCACGGCCTTGGTGTTGGACAGTCCGACGCCCTTCCTGAGGTCGGTGAGCAGGTCGCGGGTCAGAGTGCTCCAAGCGGTTCGCTGCCCGATGCCGTAGGTGATTTCACGATCTTTGAAGGCGATGAGCTGCGTGCTGGTCACGTAGTGGATGGTGAAGGGCGGCCCTTTCTCCGTGGTCTCGAGGACCACAGACACACTGCCGTTGGCGATGAACTTGATGTCCAAGCTGAGGATGAAGTCTTTGGAGTTACCCAGCTGCAGGGACACGCCTTCTGAGGACTCTGTGGAGGTGATTGGGGGGGTGGGCGCAGATAAATGGGGAAgatgttaaaaatacatataaaaaaccTGGActgcagaagaaaaagaaagtttgtAGCGTTTCTTCAGGTGCACAAGGTCAGAAGAAAACCTCATTTGACTGATTCCAAAAACTTCTGATGAATATTGGACGACATTGGATTATTTTTAGCACATTGACTGGAAGCCTTTTTAAAGTGCGTCTGTCTCCCTTAAGACAGTATGCTTTGATGTGTGTTTCTATGATAGCTCAACTTTTTACTCATGTTCCCAAGATTCACTCTGTAGTCACATTCTTAAATGATCAAGAACAGTCAGACGACTTTAAAAAAATTCTACGGTCAAAGCCATATCTTTTATTACCAGGGGtcttgtatttttattacatGTGTGAAGCGCCTcgctctgtgtatgtgtgtgtgtgtgtgtgtgtgtgtgtgtgtgtgtgtgtgtgtatatgagagacacacacacacagacaagcctCTCAtgagatgtacagtacagatgtGTCACTGCACACTGAGCTTAATTAGGAGGAGGACAGAAGCGAGGGAATAGAGAAGGAGAGATCGGGGGAGAAGAACAGCAGCAAGATGGAAGAGAGTGAAATAAGAAGCTGATGCACTGCAGAAACTTTTCTATTTGCATCTCCGCATTTTCTTCCCGGCAAATCTCAAAGACACCAGCTGAGATGATATTCAGTTTCCACACTGCCACCACTCCTCCTGCACTGCATCAACTCAGTGCCAGCTCAGTTCAGGCACTTCTGTTCTGAATTCATTTCAACTCCCTAAAGCGCCAACAGCTTCTGGAATAATCTCTCCTTTGGCCTTGTTACTTGGTCtgcacagtgaaaaaaaaactccccaATAAACCTTTCCTAATCACGGCTCCCCAAAggatgaagagaggaaagagtgTAGGAGGGTAATGGAATGATGGGTCGCACAAGAGCCCTTAAAGCCAGTCTGAGAGGGAAGAGAGTGAAAATGAGCCAATGGTGAGAAGACAATTAAGAATCAGAGACACAGAGATCTCACATGACATGAGCCGGGAAAGCAAAAGTAGACGAAGCCGACGGAGACACAAAGACAGTCGATCAGGAGGAGAATGAAGGAGAGAGCCAGTCTGGCAGGGGCCTCTGGATGACTACGGCTCTTTAATGCACTCATAAATCCATTACTTAAGGCAATGCAGAGAGTAAGTGGATTTGTACTCTGGCCCCGTGATTACTCTGCCATCAATAAAGGATGGGCAGGGAATATAGACGAGATTCCACCTcttcagctctgctctgctctgctctctggcTGTTTAGCAATGAGGCATGAGACATGGATGACACGCGGCTAGAAATATGTCAGCGTAAATCCACACTTGTATACAtgagtgagagtgtgagagCAACACTTGTAAACACATGTATGTGTTGCGCAGATGTGCAGATACGAAGATCTAAGCGACATCAGTCAACGCACATGTGGTTATTCATCCACGTTCTCCGCTGACTGGAGACAAAGGACATATAGAGcctataaaaaaatattcatccCCTTggaagttttcatgttttattgtctgaCAGCATCGAATCAAAGtagatttaatgtgttttttttttaaatactgatcAATGGAAAAAGATcctttaatgtcaaagtgaaaatagaTCTCTACAAAGTGATCTAAATTTAAAGCTGCGAAGATAAGTCGAATGATAGAATGTCAATCAGCAACTATTATGATCATTAATTaatagtttgtctttttttttttactggtttcagcttctgaaatgctattttttgtctttacactgattatctttgggttttggactgttggtcagacaaaaaaagatatcTAACATCTCAGGTAAAGTATAACATccattttttgctattttctgacattttatagacaaaaggattaactgattaatcaagaaaataatcactagttgGAGCCCAATCTAAATTAATTCCAAATACAGAATGCAATCTACATTTTTGTATAAGTATTCACCCCCTCTCAGTCAGTATTTAGTAAATGTACCTTTGGCAGGATTTGCAGCCTTGAGTCTGTCTCTTATCAGCTTTGTACATATGGAGACTGCTATTTTCCTTCTGTTCTTCTCTGCAAAACTGCTCAATCTCTGACAGGTTGTATGGGGATTGAGAGTCAACAGGCTTTTTCAAGTCCAGCCACAAATTCAGATTAAAATCTGGACCCTGGCTCAGCCACCGgagatctgttttcactttgatgtTAACGGGACTTTTTCTTTTGATCGGTGCCaaaaaaagctgcattaaaTCTGCTTTGATTCAATGTTGTAAACAGGGCTGAcactaatgattatttccataattgattaaatggtaaatggctgcatttatatggCGCTTTTATCCACAGCTCTTTACAATTTGCCGCTCATTTACCCGTTCAATCACACACTAGTGGCAGAGAAAataccatgcaaggtgccaacctgaccattgggagcaatttgaggttcagtatcttgctcaaggacactttgacatgtagACAAGAGGAACAGGAGATTGAACTGCCAACCCAGTGATTAGTGAGTCTCAGCTGCCCAATAGATTACAGACTAATCTACTGATTACTTTCTCAATTCatctttttgtctataaaatgtcaaaaaaaatagtgaaaaacaccaatcacagtttttcaaagcCTAAGGTGACATCTCCAGATTacttttttgcttaaaaaaacattaaatcattaaattaattattataatagttGCAGATTTCTTTTGACAAAACTTCCACACAGGTACAGGAATAATCTTTTATGTTCTCTTTTTACACTTTTCCCCATGTTTTATATTAGCAGTGGTCTTCTCCCTCGGCAAAAAGCTGAAAAGTGCCTTGTTGAGTAGTGGTCTGTGTGTCTCCTGCTCATCTTGTTTGATTCATTTAATCATCTTCTGTGCACATTGTAAGTTTTTGGAGGGCATCTTCGaacagtcagtatgaacagggggaatgattacagcaagcaaaacctgtttcagtgttcatatggcctcctgactgttgttttacaacagacttgagaaattgtgaaccaGTCCTTTAATAGATAAATCAGCTAATAGTTGCAGCTATAGTAGTAAAAATAATAGCTTACAATatagttattattttattactaaaaACTTTTTATAGACAGGGTTAGACAGCTGTTACTCCACTGCATCTACATACACTGAAAACTCTGCTAATTCTGACAGGGATCAGTTTATGCAAACTACATTTCTCCACTTTCAACCAACCATAAGGGGATTCAGAAAATAAAGGTTCTCTGTAGTGGACAGCGTTCGTGCAGGAATGTGCAGATGGTAGATGGAGGGTTATTATCAGGGGACAGACGATTGATCCACTTGTCAGAGGATTTGAGAGGCTGCTCAACACCGGCGCCCTAGATACAGTAAGGAGGAAAAATGAAAGACCCAAACAGAAAGAAGTGGAAGGAGGcgaggacagaaagagaaactgacagcgggaaaagaaaacaaggaaagtTTAGATGAGTTTTCTGATGAGAGAGCAGAATAAACGGATAGAGCAAATACAATCTCGATGTTTAGTTAGTACGAGAGGGCTGAGGGGTGACAAGTGGGTGGAAATGGGTACCTAGAGGTGGAAGACGGACTGAAATCCGGgggtagaagaagaagattaaTGGAGAATGAAGACTGCCGAGGGAGGGCCGAGTGGGTGATGATGGGTCGGTGATGAGAGGagtgatgatgaaaacatgatgatgtcAAGGAAGGAGAGAGCTATGATGGGGAGTTGAGCTGTAGGGCGAGGTGAGCGAGGAGTCgagagggagacaaaaaaaaaaaaaaaaaaagcatagagagatgaaatgaaaagaaattgtTGATGATGAAAAGTTGAAAGTGGAAGAattaggaggaggagaagaaaattACAGTAGAGAGAGCAGCTcaacagaggacagagagagagggcgcCCTGGAAATATCAGCAGGAGATCAGAGGAGAATAAAGACAGCTCACTGTCAGCACTGGGTGAAAGATTTTGATTTCTCCCAATTCCAAAAATAACTCTGAAAATATCTTATGGCCGTGGTCATTTTACAGCTCTGAAACTAGGCCAGATCTCCAATCTTTGTTATAATagtcagattttatttatagtttAGATATTCAAACCACACAGAGGTGTGTACTGACACTCctacatttcacaacaaaaaagcACTACAGCGCACGATCTGTACATTACCCAAAACTGAATTTAATGCAAATATGTAAGTAATATAATTTGTATGCAACATAACCTGCTGCCAAAACTTTACGCTGATCCTCTTCTATAAGGATTTTCTTCATCATCAGttaatctgctgtttattatcttgatgaattgattcattgtttataGGTCACGTCTTAAAACTGcgtcttttaaaaaatatctaaattgCTATcacatgagaaaaagaaaagcagcattttgtAGCTCTGGATAAAATTCTATTTGGGACACAACGAAAAAGGACAACAGAACCGAAGAGGGAGACGAGAGATATTTTCTCTGCTTATAGATCCATTTTCAGATGCATAAGGGAGAAGGCTGCACATAATAATGGACTGTAGTGTCTGAGGGAGGTTGGAGCAGACTGTCCTCATATGAGTCCTTGATGCAATGTGACTGaggtaaattaaattaagagtCCTTGGAGTTGAAGCAAAGCAAAATCACACCAAGGACAGTGACATCCTTCAGTCAGTGTTATTATAAGTGGTGaaactctctttttttctgaaagcatATTAATTATGCACTTATTATATATGATTTATAATATGGGGACAATTCATCAACTAGCAAAGATTTTCAATGCTCACATCTCACTAAATACctctaaaaattaaaaataaaaagtttacaGGTCATTGTCTCATCAGAGACCTTCACATCTTAAATTATTCTATCATGTTATCGGATTGAATTCTTAACTGTAGAAAGGGTGATTAAAATGACAGTACACGGTTTGTCTAACCTTTCACTTCTTCTAAATCACTTCTGACAATGTTAAAGCTAATAATATCTGACTGACGACCACTAAATGACACGACCAAGTGCTCTCCACTGTAGCATTcagagctaacattagctttacAGACTGACAGGACGAGTCGCTTCAAAGCCTCGAATCCTGGAGAGCTACTAAACTGATaagcttaaaatataaatacgATTAACATGATATGCTTAAAAGATTAACTTGGTGATagtctgtgtttttcttactgcTAATGAATACTATTTTAAGACTAAAATTGACAATTAATTGATCCTACTAATAAGCATTGGCAAGTGTAGCCAAAGCTGATATACAGTAGCTTATTCCTTTATATCGTAGAGCACACGCTAACATGTTCATTCATTACAATGAACTGTAGTAACGTAGTTTAATCTGAGTGGATCCCACACTGTCCTGCTGTCATAAATAGCTAGCACCAACAccatttactcctgtttgagtaacatttgctaattatttagcttattttaaatgtgaaagcACATTCTTCAAGCTTTGAGTccatttttttataattatgtCTTCAGTAGAGACAAACGGACTTGGGGCAGATTGACACAGTCGGGGTagggaaggaagaaagaaagtattgagagatggactaacacattgttggttttgatatTTTCATGGGATTGACAATCAGCCGTATCCTTTAAAGTTTGACCGTTAGATTCTGATGACTGATCTCTATCCATCAGCTGTTGGTAATTTATCTTGACTACTTATCTGACATGATCACGCACATTGTTTCGCTGAGGAGAGCCGCCACTCTGTCGGTCTCTCtgatcaacaaacaaacaacagtcatCTAGCTTTCATtagaacagacagacaacagccTGTGGGGCTTTATTTTGTCCTTTGACCAACAAACAGGATTAAGGTTAATTGGCTACTGCTGATAACGTTTGCAGACAACAGTCATTCCAAACAGTGATATTCATGCTCTCTGGCTAAAGAGGAGAAGTCTGCAGTCAAATCAATGCCGactgcatgtgtttctgtctttagcATCACGTGGGAATCTACACAATACATTAACATGGCATGACTGTGACAATGTCTGACTAAGTGAATAAAATAGGAAGAAATGTGCGATGTCTGCTGGttctttcatcatcattttttcgGAATCTGTCATAACGTGTTGAGTCCGCTGTCAACCAACACAGAGTGCCGGTATTCTAACACTATGGCAGTGACTCACCGCAGACTATTATCCTGTCCTGAGGGTGTAGTTACATATCGAGCCTCCTACAGCCACAGTTAACAGGAGATAAGCTCCTTGCCCTGAGGCCATCTGGGCTCACGGATGGCTCATACGTACCTGAAGCACTGAACTGACGCACGGAGGTAGCACGGGTCTTGTCGTGGACACGGCTGAGACCGCAACCTTTCGGCACACTCCAGGGCGCTGTGCTGGCCCGGCTATCTCTCTCTTCGGCTGTATCGTAGACCTCCACGTGGGGTGGGCGCTCAGTCAGGTTTTTGCTGTAGTGGCTTAAGCCGTACTGGGCAATCTGGATGGCGTAGAAGTAGCCCTGAGGACCCCACTGAGTGGACAGTGGAACACCTGGgtggaagagagggaagaaaatgaggaaaattttgtgaaataaatatagaaaatgacCTCCTTATATGTACAAGACAACAGACGAGTCTGTGGTTGGTTGTATTTTTCTGGTTATTACttctaaaatgtattaaatgctTCTAAATCTTGTGCTTACATTGGCATCTTGTTcatggaaatgtttttcttttaagctCTTTGCAGTCTATTTCAACCAAAAGTTCATTTTTAGATGGCAGTTGTCATAACGCCTTTTCTTGGCTTGAGGAAAAACTGACATCTGTTATGTGCAGTGTCACACTGTCATATCAATAAAACTGTCCCGAAATTAATTAGCGaaactaaaaatacaaatgacaaaactttCTAGTAATCTGATGGGTTCACAGACGCAGAAGacaacagaaaatgatcactgcgaaagaaaaggaggaaaagaaccCCACCTGCTCTTGTAAATGATAGGATAATGTGGTGAAATTCAAGTTAATCTACTGTGTTTCACCAGAGGCAAGCTTCCCTGCTCACACGGCCAGAAATAGCTCAGGCAGAAGAATCACTCTGATTAACTGATAGTTCACTTAAAGACCCAAACCCCATCGTTCTGAGAGGAAGACCATAATATATTCAGATTAGGGTTGGGTGATTATCTGCACTGCACACATAACTGACTCCTTATGTTCTTTTAGTTGTTCTCCGACATACAGATTCTGTTGTTGGCCTTAATCACAACAAACATTTACTAAATTTTGgactgcaaaacaaaataaacctaagtgtacacacacatttatcttcGTCTTCTTCATCGTCAAAACATTGACTTAATTTTCACTTGTCAGTGAGAACATTCAACTAAACCGTCCTTCAACTCCTGATCTAAAGCTGCAATGATCAATCAACTAGCCTGTTGACAGaacattttgatgatgattaatcattttgagctgttttttaagaaaaatatatcaaaattcTCTGtatccagcttctcaaatgggtagatttttttttttttttcctttatgacagtaaactgaatatcttgggTTGTGAAATGTTGGTCCGCACAAAAGAAGACAGCTAAAGACGTCACGACCTTcggacattttacagaccaaacaactaatcgattaatccagaaaaaaactgacagattaatagataatttAGGCAGATCAAAGTCACTGCATAAAAACATCATGCATTCTCAGCTGTAGAGTGTCAATCATACTGATAAGCACGAGACTACACACTGCTCCCTGCCGTGTTTCCAGTGTAAATAATCTATATGGATGTCCCATCCATATGGATTTGCAGCAAGCCAcgaagatttttcatgtttttgtattgattttttttttttttttttactctcaaaaGTCAAAGTCACATGCAGATGGTGGTCAATAAAGTCATGTGAGCAACCCTTCCTTCCTGCCATATTGTATCAGACACGGAGGAGCTAAAGTTATGCGTTTCCTATTTGTACCAGGCAATTGAATTATGCTATCTGTTCATGCTTAGCCACTGcctgtgctgctgtttttagaaaaaaaaaccattaaGGGCTCAactgtgtgctgaaatgaaTGTGTTACTACTAGCTATTATTTTGTAGTAATTTGTCATAATGTACTTAATTAAAATTCTTTTCCCAGACAGAGACAGTGTCTCTTAGGAGCCTGAGTGTTACTGGTGCACAATATGCATCACTGATATCCTGTTAATGGTTATCAACAGTCACAACGCAGCCTGCTAAATGGCAAACATTCCCAAAGAATGAATCGGATATTCGTATTTCCTACAGTTTGATCATCATGTATTGGAGGCGTGaatgtatctatttatttattgtttatttttttagggACATGTACATAGCATGGGTCAATGCTATAAACTACATGATGGCTGCAAAGTTGTCACAAACAACTCATGATTGAGAACTGATTTGAGGTATGTGTAGATAACAATCCAAAtcccaccccctccctccctccctccctccacacacacacacacacacacacacacatacacatgccaGACTTTTCTCCATGCCCATCTTGTTACTGGCATCTCCCTTGACAACTTAAGTCAAATGACTGTCAAAATCCTAGCACTGTGCTTCTCACCAAGTAACACCAAGTAATCCATGTGGAATTGACTGTTAAGCCTCCACATATTTTCATGACTCCAGAGATGACTTTTCTAGAAATCTGAGAAACTAGGCCAATCAAAGCAGGCTCTTAGCCTACTGCAGTTGATGTAGCAGCAAATGTGGTACACTATTTATTACTTGTAGTGCTGCAActtgttttcctcctctcttttaaACACTGGCCTTTTATTCTCTATCTCTTACAGGTCAACAAACCTTTGGCATCTTTTATGCTTCATtaagatacagtatatgtttaatattaacaTTGTACCATATTactgtaatgtgtaatgtgaaggCAAGGCTTGATTGTTGTCCCAAACCCACTGAGATTTATGACAATTTTGTGGTTCTTGGTAGCTTTCAGCCTCCTTTGGCCAAACCATTTTGGTTTAAAGCAAACAAGCTCAAACAGCTGGAGTGTAGAAATACAtttgtgaagaaaaacaagtgttttgctcaagggccaaagattttttttagcaCTTGGTGGAGAACAAAGAAGAGGCTAAAAGGCAAGTGAATAATTGGCTTTCAACACGACTCCAGTGGGATGCTCATCAGATCAGAAGGTGTGATGCAAGAAAACATTAGCCACACCAGTTTGAGAAGCCAATGGTGTATTAGTGATtcatttatgtgattttttttttgtggtttcctTCTAGTGGCCTAATAGCTTCATACAGGTTTAACATTTGTATTTAACACTCAACATACTGCAGGGGCTGGTTGTAACCTGGCTGCTAACATCACAAGGCTGTTGGAAAGCAGCACAGATGAAAAGAGTAACGCCTGCACACTTGACTAAAACCACAACTTTATTCAATTTTGACCTGGCAAAGATCCAGCTGGGATTGAAACATTGTCTGCTTAAATTAATTTGTGGTTTGGACTCACTGTAACCAGGGTGTAGCCTAAATGGTTTGCATTAGTGTCTGGTCTAGATTCTGTTCCAAGACCATTCATCCCAGTTCACCTCTGCCTTCATAAGAAAGCATCATACTGATCTTAGGTCAGCAGGTTGAGTGTGTACAGGTGTTACAACAGGACAGATAATGTGTCATGTAAATGTTTGCACtgacagtgtgagtgtgtgcattttATCATGCACTTAAAAAGGTCATAGGATGTGTTTAAGGAGTGTGTGAAAGTGATGTTTGCAGTAGAAAGGGGACTGAAGATGGAGATAGTctgagaaaaagggagagacacacacaaaaaaaaaaaacgagacaGATCGTGATTTAAGAGAGTGTTGTTAGACAGGATTAACTACTTCCACTAATGATAGCGCCGTGGCTGCAAGAGCATCATTATTCTCCACTTTTGTTCTTTGTCTCATGGAGTCTTGTGGTGCAATGAGGAAGAGTAAGACCTCAGTTTCTAACCCTCTAATATAAAACCATAAGCCCTACAGGGGATGTGACAAGTAAAGGCACATTAAAGCGCTGTTtgtgatgggttttttttttaagagtctGTGTAATAAGATGAACCTTGAGAGAAGAAATTTGCATTCAAATGACTAACTGTAAATTTCAGACTAATTTGTTTGAAACACCCGTGATGTTtagcgctttttttttttttccagcccaACTGCGTCACGATTTAAAGAAACCAGCAGCTGCTTGAGCTGAAGATATCAGTTCAATGTTCTGGGTCAACGATTTTGACTCCTGTATGAAATTACATCCCAATAGAATATAGTAGGTGCACAATATTTCATACATATTGCAGAGAGTACTGTTAAATAACTTGTCCATGG comes from Thunnus maccoyii chromosome 1, fThuMac1.1, whole genome shotgun sequence and encodes:
- the glceb gene encoding D-glucuronyl C5-epimerase B, which translates into the protein MRCLAARVNYKTLIVICALFTLITVLLWNRCSSDTSLHFLPRAAFVAPSPKVGDASISSQQHPPQPPEPPPVVGVVNGLKYEEIDCLINDESTVKGRREGGEIYLPFSWMEKYFEVYGKVVQYDGYDRFEFQHSYSKVYAQREPYHPDGVFMSFEGYNVEVRDRVKCISGVEGVPLSTQWGPQGYFYAIQIAQYGLSHYSKNLTERPPHVEVYDTAEERDSRASTAPWSVPKGCGLSRVHDKTRATSVRQFSASESSEGVSLQLGNSKDFILSLDIKFIANGSVSVVLETTEKGPPFTIHYVTSTQLIAFKDREITYGIGQRTAWSTLTRDLLTDLRKGVGLSNTKAVKATKIMPRRVVRLVLHGRGFVDNITISTTAHMAAFFAASDWLLRNQDERGGWPIMVTRKLGEGFRPLEPGWYSAMAQGQAMSTLVRAYLLTKDQAYLNAALKAVGPYKVPSAQHGVKAVFMNKYDWYEEYPTTPSSFVLNGFIYSLLGLYDLTETAGEKLGREAGQLFSRGMESLKAMLPLFDTGSGSIYDLRHFMLGTAPNLARWDYHTTHINQLQLLASIDNAPIFKDVVKRWKNYLKGIRAKHN